A genome region from Magnolia sinica isolate HGM2019 chromosome 8, MsV1, whole genome shotgun sequence includes the following:
- the LOC131254132 gene encoding uncharacterized protein LOC131254132 has translation MMCRAFFITLTGVARSWYQQLKPRSIGTFAELSRAFLTQFIVGKKSRKPSIHLLTLKQKSGESLKDYISRFNEEVLHVDDYSDKITLTAIISRLKDERFIFLIGKNPLTTLSELISLAQKYTNAKEFFSSRKNAHSSEQPSNDKKCKDAPSQPRMSRKKTDEESSHKHRPSRMPESQFNSYTPLNTSREQILLEIIDKRLLHCPCCMRTDASQQDKYKYCRFHRHHGHNTGDRIDLKEDIEALTCKGHLQQYVKEEKQPRKEESLAHVADNTIEI, from the coding sequence ATGATGTGCAGAGCGTTCTTTATAACCCTTACGGGGGTTGCGAGAAGCTGGTATCAACAGCTCAAGCCGAGATCGATTGGCACGTTTGCCGAACTCAGCCGGGCTTTCCTGACACAATTCATTGTCGggaagaagagtcggaagccgtCAATTCATCTGCTCACCCTCAAACAAAAGAGCGGAGAATCATTGAAGGATTACATTTCTCGCTTCAATGAAGAAGTGTTGCATGTCGATGATTACTCTGACAAGATAACTCTGACCGCTATAATCAGCAGACTGAAGGACGAgagattcatttttttaattggaAAGAATCCCCTGACTACTCTGAGCGAACTCATAAGCCTAGCACAGAAGTACACGAACGCCAAGGAGTTCTTTAGTTCAAGGAAGAACGCTCATAGTTCAGAGCAGCCATCTAACGACAAGAAGTGCAAGGATGCGCCATCTCAACCGAGAATGAGTAGGAAGAAGACGGATGAAGAGTCGTCCCACAAGCATAGGCCCAGCAGGATGCCTGAGAGTCAGTTCAATTCATATACCCCTCTCAACACTTCCCGAGAGCAGATTTTGCTAGAGATCATAGACAAAAGGCTGCTACATTGTCCATGCTGCATGAGGACTGACGCAAGTCAACAAGATAAGTACAAGTATTGCCGCTTTCATCGCCACCACGGGCATAACACTGGTGACCGTATCGACCTAAAGGAGGACATTGAGGCCCTCACCTGCAAGGGGCATCTGCAACAGTATGTAAAGGAAGAAAAGCAGCCTCGGAAGGAGGAGTCATTGGCTCATGTAGCAGACAACACCATTGAAATCTGA